The following DNA comes from Flammeovirgaceae bacterium.
CGAACGCTTGTGCCTGTAGTTTTTGGCACGCAGGCGGTATCCTTTGTTTTCCAAAAAGGCTATGGCCAGGCCCTCGCCCTCAAATCCCCTTTTGATTTTATCCGTCATGCCAGTACATTTGACCCCTTAAGATAGCAGGGAAAATGAAAAAATTGATAGAGGGTTTTACCCGTCAGCTTACCGATGCCCTCCGGTTAGGGGAGGCCGTGGACCTTGTAAGGCCGGGAAGTGACATCCGCAACATCCTTATTTCGGGAATGGGCGGCTCGGGCATTGGCGCCAACCTGATTGAATCCCTCACCTTCGGGCGTGTCCCCATCCCGATGACGGTAAACAAAGGGTACAATATCCCCCAGTTTGTAAGCCCACACACGCTTTTCATTGCCTGCTCCTATAGCGGCAACACCGAAGAAACCCTTTCCACCATTCAAAAAGCATTGCTCAAAAGGGCGCACATCATTTGCATCACCTCCGGGGGCAAAATGTTGGAAATGGCAAAAGAGTACAACCTGCACTACATCCAAATGCCTGCCGGCTCTGACAGCCCCCGCGCCATGCTGGGCTATGCCATGATTTCCCTTCTTTATGCCCTCTACCACACCAACCTCATCGGGGGGGCGTTTATAAAAGAAACGCAAAATGCCGTGGAGTACCTCGATAGGGGCGAAAAGGCCATACAATCACAGGCCGAACTCATCGCCAAAAAGATCAGCGGCAAGCTGCCCATTATCTATTGCGATGGCAGGCTCGAGGCCATGGCGGTGAGGTTCCAAAACCAAATGAACGAAAACGCCAAACACCTGGCACATGTGAACACCTTCCCCGAAATGAACCACAACGAAATCGTGGGTTGGGAAAACCCTTTGCCAGTACTGTCCCAATGCCAGGTGATCTACCTCTATACCGACCACGACCACGTGAGGGTGGAAAAACGCATGGAGCTCTGCAGGGATATCTTTGAAAAAAAATCCAACCCCATTATCGACATCGTGGCAGAGGGCGCTTCCCTGCTGGAGCAATACTACCACCTCATCCACCTCACCGATTGGATCTCCTATTACCTGGCCCTGGAAAACAAGGTCGACCCCGGCCCGGTGGAAGTAATCTCCTACCTCAAGGGCGAGTTGGAGAAAGTAAAGTGAACCCCCTCATCAACAGAAAAACCAAGGTCATCGACCTGGGCCTGAAGGAATACTCAGCGGCATGGGATTACCAAACCCAGCTATTCGAGGGGATACTGGAGGTAAAAAGGGAAAACAGGGAGGCCAGCGCTGGCGGGCAGGCGCCTACTCCAAATTACCTTGTTTTCTGCGAACACCCCCATGTGTACACCCTTGGCAAAAGCGGGAAAGAAAAAAACCTATTGATCCCCAAAGAAAAACTCACGGACATAGGCGCCTCTTATTTCCACATCAACCGGGGAGGGGACATTACCTACCATGGCCCCGGGCAAATCGTGGTGTACCCGGTCATCGACCTGGAGAACTTTTTTACGGACATTCACAAGTACATGCGCATGCTGGAAGAGTCAGTGATCCAAACGCTGAAGGAGTATGGGATTGCCGCGGGGAGGACCGAGGGGCTTACGGGCGTGTGGCTTGCCCCCAAGGGTTCAAAAGGCAGCAGGAAAATCTGCGCCCTGGGCGTGAAGACCAGCAGGTGGGTGACGTTGCACGGCCTGGCCTTCAATGTCAATACCAACTTAAGTTATTTCAACCACATCGTTCCCTGTGGCATCGAGGACAAGGCGGTTACCTCCATGGAACGGGAGTTGGGCGCCACCCAGGACATTGGACAGGTAAAGAAAGCGCTTTTAAAAAATATGGCATCACTCTTTGGCATGGAGGCCGCTGAAGGGATTATTCCTGCCTAAGGCTTATCTTCCTCCCTCGAAGGTTGTACCTTGAAGGTGTGAAGTCAAGCATACTGGTTTTGATGGCGGTGGTTTTGGCCGTTGCCCTGGCCATCGGGTGGGGCGGCCCCCGCCAGGCGCCACCGGTTGGAAATCCCATCAAGCAGCAGGGCGTTTGTTGGGTGGCCGGGCGCCAACCGGTCACGGCCAAGGAATTCGGCCCCCTCGTCCGCAACCATATCAATTGGATATCACAGACTTCCTTTGGGTGGCAATCCAGTGCCAGCGACACGGCCATTCGCCTCAATACCGGCAGCGGCCACACCTGGTGGGGGGAGTCGGACACGGGGATAGCGGTGACGGCCCGGCTGGCAAAAGAGTCAAACATCAAAACACTGCTGAAGCCCCACCTTTGGGTGAGGGGCGGCTGGCCTGGGGAAATTGAAATGCCCGATGCCCAAAGTTGGAACGCCTGGTTTGCCAACTACAGAAAATTCATCCTTCACTATGCCCGGCTTGCTGAGGCCAACAAAATCGAAATATTGTGCATCGGCACCGAACTCTCCCTGGCATCGGCACACGAAAGGAAATGGAGGGATCTGATCAAGGAAACCCGAAAAGTGTATTCCGGCAAGCTGACCTACGCTGCCAATTTCAATAAGGAATACGAACGGATAAAATTTTGGGATGCCCTGGATTTTATTGGCATCCAGGCATACTTTCCGCTCTCGGACAAAGCCGAACCAAACACGGAGGAACTCATGGACAACTGGTTGGGGCATTTGCGATCGATAGAAGAAATCCACAGAAAATACAACAAGCCGGTGCTCTTTACCGAGATTGGGTACCGGAGCACGAAAGATGCCGCCATAGAGCCCTGGAAGTGGCCGCAGGAAAACCGCGATGCGGTGCCCTCGGCAGAAACACAGGCACGGTGCTACGAGGCTTTTTTCAAATCGGTGTGGCAAAAAGAATGGCTGGCCGGTGCTTATTTTTGGAAATGGTACCCCCATGGCGGGCATGCACTCCAGGACATAGACTTTACGCCCCAGGGCAAGTTGGCGGAGGCAATTATTTTAAAACATTTTGGCAATAACCATGATCGATGACATTGAATTCCCGAAAGTAAAGAACGTGACGCTGGCCGTGGCCAAAGAGCCCCGGGAAGGGGGCACATGGAAGGTTTACCTTATCAACAAAAACCAATTCCCTATTGAAAACACCCTGGTCACCAGCAAAGGGTTTGGGGAGGCCGAAGGCGAAAAGCAGCAGACCTCCACCCTGCGCCATTTCCTGGACACCGTACCGGCCAATCATTCGGCACTGGTGGAGCCCATTGACCCTGCGGTGTTCCACCTCAACAATGAATATTGGGTCAGCTACTACATAGGCCGTGCCGTGTATGACAAGCGCTTTCTATTTGTCCCGGATACCATCCGGGAAGAGAACCTGGTTTTTATAAAAGAGCTGGCCCTGGAAGGCGTACTGCACTCATAGGTATTTATAGGCCGACCCGGTATTGAGCAGCAGCACGGTCCCGTTCCTGTCTATCCCCCCGTTGGCAAGCAGGGCCTTCAGGGCAGGAAGCAATGCCGCGCCTTCAGGGCATACCAAAAGCCCTTCCTCGGAGGCCATTTCCTTCATGGCGGCCTTGATCGCATCGTCCGTAACGGCCATGGCCGTGCCCTTCGATTCCCGCAGCACGCTCAGGATCATTTTCTCCGCAAAGGGCGTGGGCACGGCCAGCCCGTTGGCAAATGTGGGGCTGCCCTTGTAGTTTTTCACCGTGTCCAGTTTTCCTTCCCATACCTCTACGATAGGATCGCAGTTGGCGGACTGCACAGCGACCATGCGTGGAAGCGCGCCTGTTATCCAGCCCAGTTCCTTCATCTCGTGGAAGGCCTTCCACATTCCTATAAGGCCTGTTCCTCCTCCCGTGGGATAAAGGATAACGTCAGGGAGTTTCCAATCGAGTTGTTCCGCGATTTCATAGCCCATGGTTTTCTTCCCTTCCAGGCGGTACGGTTCCTTCATGGTGGAAACATCGAAACAAGGGGTTGTCGATTTTATTTCCGCCACCTTTTTGGCGCAGTCGCTGATAAGTCCTTCCACCTCGATTACTTCAGCCCCAAAATAACGGCACTCCTTTTTAAAGGCTTCCGGGGTATGGCGGGGCATTACCACGATGGCCCTCATGCCGGCCTTGGCACAATAGGCGCTAAGGGCGCCCCCGGCATTGCCAGCGGTGGGCACGATGCAACACCCCACCCCCAGTTCCTTGGCCTTGGAAACGGCCATGCTTAGGCCCCTGGCCTTGAAAGAACCGGTTGGGTTGGCAGACTCGTCTTTTATCAGCAGTTCCTTCACGCCATAGGCGGCAGACAACCGGCTGGCATGCAGCATGGGGGTCCACCCCTCGCCTAGGCTTACGATATTGGCTTCGTCCAATACGGGCAACATGCCCGGGTATCGCCACATGGACCTTTGCCTCCCATCGATTTCATCTTTGCCATATCCCTCCGACAGGTCGTAATGGGCCACCAGCGGGCTTTTGCCACACTCCGCGCAATCGGCAAAAGTTTGAAGTTCGTTAATTGAGTAGGTTTTACCGCACCCGGCACATTGCAGGTATGCAACCAGTGATTTTTTTTCCTTTACTACCATAATGACCTTTAAAACGTATGGACCAAAAATAAGCGGGGGCGTATTCTAAATCCAATACAGTTTTATTATCAACTATAACTTAATGTTATAATGGTTTTTGGAAAACTTGATGAAGGCGGCATTAAGCCCCCTGTTTTCGTCCCCATGGCGTTGCACAAAATAGAATTGCCGGACAATGGTGAGGTCGTCAATGTATATCCTTACCAACTCCCCGGAGGCTAGCTCGCGGGCCACCGCCCGTGCGGGCAAAAACCCGAGGCTGTCATCGGCCAGTAGGAAATTCTTAAGGGCTTCCGTGCCCCCCAGGCGCATGCTAATGGTAAGGTCGTTCATCCGCACCCCTTTCGCGGCCAATGATTGTTTTACCGCGGCCAGCGTGCCCGAGCCCCTCTCCCTAAGAGCGACCGGAATGCCCCGGAGCCCCTTGATGCCAATCCTAGGGTTTTTGGCCAGGCTGCTGTGCATGGAGCATACCGGCAACACCTCATCGGCAAGGAAGTACTCGCTTTTTACCTGCCCCATTTTGTTCCTTCCTTCCACTATGCCCAGGTCAATTTCCCGGTCTTTCAGAGCCGCCAGCACATTTTCGCTGTTGCGGTTGAACAAGCTGATCCTTACATCCGGGTATTTGTTCCTAAATCCCGACAGCACCGGTGGCACAATGTACAGCGTCACCGTGGTGCTGGTTCCCAGCTTAAGGTCGCCTTTGACTTGTGACGGGTCGCGGTGGGTATTGAGCTCCAGGTCGAGTTCCTTTTCCAACTCCTGGCCTTTCAGGATAAAGCCATATAAAATCCTTCCCTCTTCCGTCAGGGTGATGGAGTTTCCCCGCCTCTCGAACAAACTGGTCTTGTACTGTTCTTCCAGCATGCGGATGTGCTTGCTGATGGCAGGCTGACTGATGAACAATGCCTGGCTTGCCTTTGTAAAACTCAGTTGATGGGCCACTTCCAAAAACACCTTATGTTTAAAGGAAATCATGAGGGTGGGGTATATCTTGCCTTTTTTGAAGCACAAAGTAAAGTATAATAATCCCGTCAGCACAAATACAGTTTGATAACGGGGATTAACGTAATTTGCCGGTCATGAATGCCGAATTGAAAGACATCCTCTTCCTCGACATCGAAACAGTGGCCATTTCGGAAGATTACGGCCAGCTTGATGACCGTTTGAAGGCACAATGGTCGCGAAAGGCAGGTTTTTTTAAACGGGAGGAAAACCAAACGGACGAGGATTTGTTTAATGCAAGGGCGGGCATATATGCCGAGTTTGGCAAGATCGTTTCCATTGCCGTAGGCATGTTCACCGAAAAAGATGGCGCCCTAGGGTTGAGGACAAAATATTTTACCTCCCACAACGAGGCACAGCTCCTGACCGGGTTCAAACAGCTTTTGGAAAAGCTCGGGCCCTCCACCCGCTTGTGCGCGCACAACGGCAAGGAGTTTGACTTCCCCTACATGAGCAGGCGAATGCTGGTGAATGGCATTCGGTTGCCGGAAGTGTTGAACCTGGGGGGGAAAAAGCCCTGGGAAGTCCAACACCTGGATACGCTCGAACTTTGGAAGTTTGGTGATTACAAGCACTACACATCCCTGGATTTGTTGGCGGCCCTCTTTAACATCCCCACCAGCAAAGGGGTAATGGACGGAAGCCAGGTGAACGAAGTGTACTACAAAGAGAAAGATTTAAAGAAGATATCAGTGTATTGCGTAGGTGACGTGGTGGCGGTGGCACAACTTTACCTTTGCCTGAAAGGGCACCCGTTAATACCTGAAGAAAACATTACACACGCAGGGGATGAGTAAGAAAATTTTTAAAAAAAGAAAAGACAAAAAAAACAAGAAGGAACGGGACGATCTGTACTCCCTTGCCCTGTCCCTGCTGGAAGGGGCCGGGGGAAAAGCCTACAATATCAAACAGTTGACCAAAAAACTGGGGCTAAAGAAGAAAGCATTGGCAGAGGGCCTCTACCGGGTATTGAGCCAATTGGAGGAGGAAGGAAAAGTGCGGCAACTGGAAAACGGGGCCTATCTAAGCACCATGGGCCCCACCCCACTTACCGGCAAAGTCGACCACGTAAACCCCAGGTTTGCTTATGTGGTCGTGGAAGGCCGCGACCACGACATTTATGTAAGGTCCCGAGACCTTGGGTCTGCCGTACATGGCGATATCGTGGAACTCAGCCTTTTGCCCTCCCGGAAGGGAGCCAGCCCTGAGGGCAAAGTAAACAAAGTGGTGGAGCGAAGCCGTACGCGCTTTGTGGGCAGGATTGAAGTCTCCCCCAATTATTCCTTTATCGTGCCCGATTACAAAAAACTGTACCAGGACTTCTTCGTGCACCAGGAAAACATTGGCCAGGCCAAAACCAATGACAAGGTAGTGTTTGAAGTGACGAAATGGGCCAAGGGCGATCGCAACCCCGAAGCCAAGGTAACCGAGGTCCTGGGGAAAACAGGAGAGAATGAGGCCGAGATCCATTCCATTATGGCCGAATTCGACTTGCCATTTCGTTTCGGTCCTGATGTGCTGAAGGAATCCGAAAGCATCCAGGAAGACATTACAAAAACGGAAATAAAAAAAAGAAAGGACTTTAGGGAGGTGCTCACCTTTACCATCGACCCGGAAGATGCCAAAGACTTTGACGATGCCATTTCTTTCAGGGAACTGGACAACGGGCATTACGAAGTGGGGGTGCATATTGCGGACGTGACCCATTATGTGCGGCCCGGCAGCGTTCTGGACCAAGATGCCTATGACAGGGCCACATCGGTTTATTTGGTGGACAGGACCGTGCCCATGCTTCCCGAAAGGTTGTCCAATCAACTTTGCTCCCTGCGCCCCAAGGAAGACAAGCTCACCTTTTGCGCGCTGTTCGAGATAGACGGCAAGGCAAAAGTGCATAGTGAATGGTTTGGCCGGACCGTCATCCATTCCGATTTTCGGCTGTCCTATGAGCAGGCACAGGCACAAATAGAGGGCGGGGAAGGAGGCCTGGCCCGGGAACTGCAGTTGCTGAACCAAATCGCGCACAAGCTGAGGAAAGACAGGTTTGCAAAAGGGGCCGTAAACTTTGAAACAACGGAAGTGAAGTTCCGCCTTGACGAAAAAGGCAAGCCCCTGGAAGTGGTCCCCAAAGTGAGGAAAGACGCGCACAAACTCATTGAAGAATTCATGCTGCTGGCCAACAGGGCCGTGGCCACCTTTGTGTTCAAGATGAAAAGGGGCGGAAGCGGCACCCCTGCCGACAAGCAGGGGAACACCTTCGTGTACCGTACCCATGACCACCCTGACCCGGACAAGGTGATGGACTTCGCCCAGTTTGCAAAACAATTTGGGCATAAGGTAAACGTGGAAGAGTCGGCCGTTTCACGATCGCTCAACAAGCTGATGGACGAGATAGAAGGCAAGCCTGAACAGCATGTGCTGCAGCAGTTGGCCGTCCGGGCAATGGCGAAGGCGAGGTACACCACCGAAGCCAAGGGCCACTTTGGCCTGGCCTTCCCCCACTACACCCATTTTACCTCTCCCATCAGGCGGTACCCCGATATGATGGTGCACCGGCTGTTGCAACATTACCTCGATGGGGGCAAACCGGTTAACAAAAAGGAGTACGAAGATAAATGCGTGCACTCCTCCGAGCGGGAAAAACGCGCGGCCGATGCAGAGCGCGCCTCTGTTAAATACAAGCAGGTGGAGTTTATGAGCATGGCAGCCGACAAAGTGTATGAAGGCATCATTACCGGTGTTACCGATTTTGGCGTTTTTGTGGAAATGATCGAAACCAAATGTGAGGGCATGGTGCGGCTCTCCGACATGGCGGACGACTTTTATGAATTTGATGAGCGCAACTTCCGGATCATTGGAAGAAGAAGGAAAAAAATTTACCGCTTGGGCGATAATGTGAACGTGCGCATAAAGAAAACCGACATCGCCAGGAGGCTGATCGACCTGGTGGTGGAAACCTAATCCCCTCCATTCCATACATGAACAAGACCTACCTGCAATGGATTGAAGCTGAAGTAAAAAAACAAAAGTTTGGGTCCGAGCCTCCCGCCCTTTACGACCCCATCCGCTACATCATGGGCCTGGGGGGCAAACGGTTGCGCCCATTGCTGGTGTTGCTCGCCTATTCCCTATACAAAAAAAACCCTAAGCGGGTGGCCCCAGTGGCCACGGCCATCGAAGCCTTTCACAATTTTACATTGCTCCATGACGACATCATGGACAATGCCCCGCTCCGCAGGGGGAAAAAGACGGTACATGTAAAATGGAACGTCAATACGGCAATACTGGCCGGTGACGTGATGTTGGTAAAGGTGTACGACCAGTTGTTGAAGGTGGAGGCCCCGTTGCTCAAAGGGGTGCTTGCCCGCTTCAACGCCTGCGCCACAGAGGTGTGCGAAGGCCAACAATGGGACATGGCGTTTGAAAAAACAAAAACCGTCTCGGAGGGCCAATACATTCAAATGATACGGCAAAAGACCGCGGTATTGCTCGGCTTTAGTTTGGAGCTGGGGGCAATGCTCGCCAAGGCCCCCGCCCGCGACCAAAAGGCCCTGCGCAATTTTGGCATTGACATCGGCATCGGGTTCCAACTCAAAGACGATTGGCTGGACGTGTTTGGCGACCGAAAAAAATTTGGAAAGCAGGTAGGTGGCGACATCATGGCCAACAAAAAAACTTTTTTGCTCATCACCGCTTTGGAAAGGGCTTCCGGCAAGGACAAAAAGGACCTCGTTACACTGACCACCACTGCCCAACATGACAAGGCACGGAAAGTAAGGGCCGTCACGGCCTTATATGACAAGTTGGGCGTAAGCGGCCATACCAAAAGCAAAATAAATTTTTACTTTGAGCGCGGCCTCTCCCGCCTCGGCCAAATAGATGTAAGCGAACGGAAAAAAGCGGGACTAAAAAATTATGCCTTACATTTGATAGACCGCATTTCCTAAATGAACAACCCCGGAACCCGCCTGCCCATTCCCGAGGAATTTTACAATTCCGAAACCCACCAACCTTTTCAAACTTGCATGATGTGCGGCCAGTCCCTGTCAGGCAGGCAATACGTGGTGGAAAAATCCATAAAAAACTATCCATCATTGGGCACCCGGGAAACCATTTTTGAGTATGCCATGTGCCTTGGGTGTGCGGAAAAAATGAACAGGGAACTTTCGGAAGAATCGCGCCACCGTATTGAAAATTATATGAAGGCGCACCTTCAAGGCAAAGCCCGCATGCCACGCGAAGGCCGGCCAGACGTGAAAACACTCCTGGGGAGGTGCCTCGTCAATGAAACCGATGTAAACCAATCCGCGGAATACTCCATTTATGCCATGTGCAATGGTGCCGATATGACAATAAACGAATTTCCCTATGCCCTCAGCGGGGAGGCCCAGGACGAGATCATGCAATTGCTCTCTGCCAAAAGCCTGGGCATCCTCGATGATTTTATAGGCAATCATTTTACCGGCCCCCCCGAGGTCAGGGAGCTCCTCAAAAGGCGCCCGGTATTTATTTGACCTTTTTGTAGAAGTACAAAGTGGCCGCCTGGCCCTCCACGCTCTCGCTTAACGTGTAAAACCCCATGCCGTCCAGTGCCCAGGCAATGGCCTCCCCCTGAGGTTCCCGTTTGTAGGCAAGGCTAATAGGTGTGGTTTGCAGCACTTGCGGGATGGAAAGGCTGTCCGGCCTTGGCCAATAATGGATTTCATCATACGTTTTTACCAGGAGTTCTTTTGCGTCCGGGGAGAAATCCGCTGCCACCACGTTATGGAACGGCAAGGTGCCCACCTTTTTGGGCACAAGGGTGTCCCCCGGCACCAAAGTGGCGGCAGGTGACCGGTACAGGTGCACCTGTTCCTCCCGCTTTGAAATCAAATATAAATCACCCGTGACCTGGTCTATGGCAATCGCCTCCATGTCCCTTTTCCCATCCGGCAGGCTTACCACCAGGATATCAAATT
Coding sequences within:
- a CDS encoding bifunctional phosphoglucose/phosphomannose isomerase, whose product is MKKLIEGFTRQLTDALRLGEAVDLVRPGSDIRNILISGMGGSGIGANLIESLTFGRVPIPMTVNKGYNIPQFVSPHTLFIACSYSGNTEETLSTIQKALLKRAHIICITSGGKMLEMAKEYNLHYIQMPAGSDSPRAMLGYAMISLLYALYHTNLIGGAFIKETQNAVEYLDRGEKAIQSQAELIAKKISGKLPIIYCDGRLEAMAVRFQNQMNENAKHLAHVNTFPEMNHNEIVGWENPLPVLSQCQVIYLYTDHDHVRVEKRMELCRDIFEKKSNPIIDIVAEGASLLEQYYHLIHLTDWISYYLALENKVDPGPVEVISYLKGELEKVK
- the lipB gene encoding lipoyl(octanoyl) transferase LipB; amino-acid sequence: MNPLINRKTKVIDLGLKEYSAAWDYQTQLFEGILEVKRENREASAGGQAPTPNYLVFCEHPHVYTLGKSGKEKNLLIPKEKLTDIGASYFHINRGGDITYHGPGQIVVYPVIDLENFFTDIHKYMRMLEESVIQTLKEYGIAAGRTEGLTGVWLAPKGSKGSRKICALGVKTSRWVTLHGLAFNVNTNLSYFNHIVPCGIEDKAVTSMERELGATQDIGQVKKALLKNMASLFGMEAAEGIIPA
- a CDS encoding threonine synthase, which codes for MVVKEKKSLVAYLQCAGCGKTYSINELQTFADCAECGKSPLVAHYDLSEGYGKDEIDGRQRSMWRYPGMLPVLDEANIVSLGEGWTPMLHASRLSAAYGVKELLIKDESANPTGSFKARGLSMAVSKAKELGVGCCIVPTAGNAGGALSAYCAKAGMRAIVVMPRHTPEAFKKECRYFGAEVIEVEGLISDCAKKVAEIKSTTPCFDVSTMKEPYRLEGKKTMGYEIAEQLDWKLPDVILYPTGGGTGLIGMWKAFHEMKELGWITGALPRMVAVQSANCDPIVEVWEGKLDTVKNYKGSPTFANGLAVPTPFAEKMILSVLRESKGTAMAVTDDAIKAAMKEMASEEGLLVCPEGAALLPALKALLANGGIDRNGTVLLLNTGSAYKYL
- a CDS encoding LysR family transcriptional regulator; translated protein: MISFKHKVFLEVAHQLSFTKASQALFISQPAISKHIRMLEEQYKTSLFERRGNSITLTEEGRILYGFILKGQELEKELDLELNTHRDPSQVKGDLKLGTSTTVTLYIVPPVLSGFRNKYPDVRISLFNRNSENVLAALKDREIDLGIVEGRNKMGQVKSEYFLADEVLPVCSMHSSLAKNPRIGIKGLRGIPVALRERGSGTLAAVKQSLAAKGVRMNDLTISMRLGGTEALKNFLLADDSLGFLPARAVARELASGELVRIYIDDLTIVRQFYFVQRHGDENRGLNAAFIKFSKNHYNIKL
- a CDS encoding 3'-5' exonuclease; the protein is MNAELKDILFLDIETVAISEDYGQLDDRLKAQWSRKAGFFKREENQTDEDLFNARAGIYAEFGKIVSIAVGMFTEKDGALGLRTKYFTSHNEAQLLTGFKQLLEKLGPSTRLCAHNGKEFDFPYMSRRMLVNGIRLPEVLNLGGKKPWEVQHLDTLELWKFGDYKHYTSLDLLAALFNIPTSKGVMDGSQVNEVYYKEKDLKKISVYCVGDVVAVAQLYLCLKGHPLIPEENITHAGDE
- the rnr gene encoding ribonuclease R yields the protein MSKKIFKKRKDKKNKKERDDLYSLALSLLEGAGGKAYNIKQLTKKLGLKKKALAEGLYRVLSQLEEEGKVRQLENGAYLSTMGPTPLTGKVDHVNPRFAYVVVEGRDHDIYVRSRDLGSAVHGDIVELSLLPSRKGASPEGKVNKVVERSRTRFVGRIEVSPNYSFIVPDYKKLYQDFFVHQENIGQAKTNDKVVFEVTKWAKGDRNPEAKVTEVLGKTGENEAEIHSIMAEFDLPFRFGPDVLKESESIQEDITKTEIKKRKDFREVLTFTIDPEDAKDFDDAISFRELDNGHYEVGVHIADVTHYVRPGSVLDQDAYDRATSVYLVDRTVPMLPERLSNQLCSLRPKEDKLTFCALFEIDGKAKVHSEWFGRTVIHSDFRLSYEQAQAQIEGGEGGLARELQLLNQIAHKLRKDRFAKGAVNFETTEVKFRLDEKGKPLEVVPKVRKDAHKLIEEFMLLANRAVATFVFKMKRGGSGTPADKQGNTFVYRTHDHPDPDKVMDFAQFAKQFGHKVNVEESAVSRSLNKLMDEIEGKPEQHVLQQLAVRAMAKARYTTEAKGHFGLAFPHYTHFTSPIRRYPDMMVHRLLQHYLDGGKPVNKKEYEDKCVHSSEREKRAADAERASVKYKQVEFMSMAADKVYEGIITGVTDFGVFVEMIETKCEGMVRLSDMADDFYEFDERNFRIIGRRRKKIYRLGDNVNVRIKKTDIARRLIDLVVET
- a CDS encoding polyprenyl synthetase family protein, giving the protein MNKTYLQWIEAEVKKQKFGSEPPALYDPIRYIMGLGGKRLRPLLVLLAYSLYKKNPKRVAPVATAIEAFHNFTLLHDDIMDNAPLRRGKKTVHVKWNVNTAILAGDVMLVKVYDQLLKVEAPLLKGVLARFNACATEVCEGQQWDMAFEKTKTVSEGQYIQMIRQKTAVLLGFSLELGAMLAKAPARDQKALRNFGIDIGIGFQLKDDWLDVFGDRKKFGKQVGGDIMANKKTFLLITALERASGKDKKDLVTLTTTAQHDKARKVRAVTALYDKLGVSGHTKSKINFYFERGLSRLGQIDVSERKKAGLKNYALHLIDRIS